The Raphanus sativus cultivar WK10039 chromosome 6, ASM80110v3, whole genome shotgun sequence sequence ACATGTATTTGGTGattaggaagaagaagaaaaaacgaTAGTGGGAGAgtgaaaaaataaagttttggtCATCTCACTTTCATGTTTTTTGTGAGAGTAAAGGAACGAGAAAACAAGGTGGGAGAGTGATACTTTCTACACATCCTTGTTAGATACAAATGAACCCTTATTTATGGAGAAGAAAAAGGTCGGCAACATTGAGATACTTTAagacaaaataacaaaaatatattgcaaTGGATAAtcactaaatattattttaacattcCTTCtgaattactccctctgttttttaaagatgtatgttttgatgttttcacacatattaagaaaatacattaactatacatcatttttagaaattatcaaattccaatgcattttaatcaatagtctttcaataaattcaatcaattttattaacaatttttgtataggaaacataaaaaaaatacatctttgtgaaacaatttatttttctaaaacatctatctttaaaaaacagagggagtatctaTTTTGTATTATGTATCGGTTCGATAAAAGCTTAATCATGGAAAAACCTATTGGATAAAAACCACAAAAAGTACATTAACATAATTGTTTCCTGAGAGTACTAGAAATAACATTTTTTCATAAGTCACGCAGATATCGCATTTCAATATTATAGATATGTTTTTGGAATGTTGTAGTAGAAAGTGCCTTGACGAACAAGTCAGTCAGATTATTTAACGACCGTACATACTTGATATctactttttgattttttcgaGCTCCCGTATGTAGGAGAAAATTCTTTGAAAAATATGTTTGGTTCTGTTAATGCAATTTGCAATTTGCACATTTCTTGCCATCATATGTAGGATAGAATTATATTGATAAGTATCCTACATATCGTCTCCAGTTGTTGGAGTTGTTGATAGAGGTCATAGAATTGACCCGGATGATGGCAAGAACATGGCATGGACTCAAGCTATGGAACAAGATATATAACTTGAAGAGTTACAACAACATACATCCGGAAGTGAACGTGGAAGCGATATCGCGAATAAAGCGTTTGGACTTTGGAGAATTGAAGCTCAAGGAGATGAAAGATAGTGTTGAAGATTTGTTGAAAGTAGATTTCAAGTTTAAGGGAGAGAATGTTGAATTAAGCTTGAAAGAAAAGGAAGcttgagataaaaaaaattaaagaccTAATCCTACCAATTTATGGTTTAGTAAAGAAATATGTTAAAGTTCATAGAGAGTAAGAATTATCTAATCCCTATATAAGGAGATTTAAGGTTGTTGCATAActtatgagttttataagtGTATATGAAAGTTTAAGGTTTTCAGAGATTTTTATTAAGAGATTAATAAGATaattattcttattattattgagTTCTTTGTGAGATCTTGATTACGAGAGActtgatttttataaatatctctTGTAAATGTTGTTGCAGTAAGTATGATTTGTCTTTCATGTCTGTAGTCTCATAGTTTGATGCTTGTTGGGGATCCAactatcttcttcttgtttaGACTGGTGGATGTAATATATTAGACACTAGGattggcccgccctacgggcgggatgtaaattagaaaataatttaaatagttagatataatatttaatcttatctattattattctaaaatatagatttgttgttaaatttTGTCGACAGTATTGTTTGTAAAGACTAAATAAACCATACTATCTAGAAGATTAGATGATTTTCCTTTAAGTAATTGATGCGCTAATTATAGTTGAGAGTTGGTTGTGGTATTACATCGTTTTGTAATTTTCTAGAATTGgatgaatataaataaaattgcgAGGAAAGAAAGAATTTGTAAATATAGATTAGTAAAATATAGAGGTGGAAAAATTCTTATTAGGACAGTTAATTATTAGTCATGTAAACCGAAaataataacattaaaatattgtatatcGACATGTTGGATAGCTTAAATTTGATATAAACCGATTAACGATGCACTTTTGGTGAAAAAGATGTATCATGGCAATGAGTTGATAATTTTAATGTAAGAGTAAAATGTCAGAAATAATCTTAggggttttaattttttttccgtatattttatatttggaacTTTAAAACTGATTATAAACTGATAACTGATAtatttctgattaaaatttagtagttgaaatataaatattgataacATAATCAAAATGACTACAAAAACATAcggaaaatatagttttattgaatgttttagaaaaaaaaaatatagtttacaaTAATTATTTGCGTTACTAATAATGTTAGAATAATTTATGCTGACTGGATTATAGATTTTATGAGGTTATGTCATGCAGCGGTTGCGTTGATTTATTtggaatatatttattttgttttatggatGAATAAAGTAGTACGATATATTCCATGGAAATATTTAACCACTGAAACATAGTAAATACATATTAGAGGCTCTGTATTTGTAACCAATAATTGGGCTTATGTGTAAGTTTTACTATGATGGTTCCATCAGAACCGGAAATGCAAAACTCTAAGATAAGACAGTTGTCtgttaactaaatttaaaatcaaaacatagTCAAGAGTCTCAAAAAATCagaatttgtatttttagaaaACAATGTCTTCGTCGAAGCATAAAAGATTAAAAGTGTTCAATAACACATTGGCTGCTGTTCCTGCAATGAAACTGATGAGATCAGTAAGTTAAAATCGGTTCAGAGGTAGCAGAAGAATAACGCTAGAAGAAAAACCACTCTAGTTGACCCAAGCATCTTTCCTATCAATCCCAAGTTAAAGAGCTAACATATATACTGGATTTCTATGTTTAATGGATGACTTTATTCATTCATAAAACGACCATCTGCAGTGACTTTTCACATTGGACATTTATTTTGGATTGAACGCTAGAAGAGTAACCACTCTAGTTGACCCAAGCATCTTTCCGTGAAGCGTCCAAGCATAAAAGTGTTAATCACTGATTACTACAAACTTACATACACATTAAAAAAAGTGTCAACGGAGTCATCAATCTCTTTCGATGATATCGCTGTCTTGGCACGTCGTCCAGCCAATATGGTGGCCTCATTCAACAGATTAGCAAGATCTGCTCCACTAAATCCAGGTGTTCTCATCGCTATCACTTCAAGTGAGACATCATTTTCAAACTTCTTAATACCAGCATGAACCTTGAGAATATCTGTTATCCCCTTGATGTCTGGAACGTCAACACTTACCTGCATCACAAACTCATAGCTTAGCACCAGCTTTTActaaaagataatataatatcAATGTTGCATGAATCAGATAGTACTGGTCGGTCAAACCGTCCCGGCCTCAGCAAAAGCAGAGTCAAGATGTCTGCTCTATTGGTTGCAGCACCAATGATAATACCAGTGTTACCTTCAAACCCATCCATCTCAGTTAGCAGCTGATTCAAAGTCTGCTCTCTTTCATCATTACCTCCACCAATTCCTGTTCCTCTTTGCCTACCAACAACATCAATCTCATCTACAAAGACAATGCAAGGCGCGTTCTCCTTGGccttctgaaaaaaaaaaagatcacgGACCCTCGAGGCACCAACACCGACAAACATCTCAATAAACTCAGATCCGGAGACGGAGAAGAAAGGCACACCAGCTTCCCCGGCAATAGCTTTCGCCGAGAGCGTCTTCCCAGCACCAGCCAAGagtaaaataaactaatcaACAACACAGTAAGAATACAACTACCACGCATGGAACTGAATCCACCTTTTAAAGATTTATCTTCTGCTAAAACACTACACAAAGAGTAAAAACATCTGGAAAatctattattaaaaagaaacgaATTACACAAAAGTACAACATTTTCagagttcaaaaaaaaaggaaacgaaCAGAAGATCTGTTCGAGGAGAAgaattttaacatatatttatactgAACTCTCAGATCCAAAAAGCTTTGAAAACAGATCGTGGAAGAGGAATCAATGGGAGTTAAGACGATAACATAAACCGTTTTAGGCTGTGGGAAGAGGCAGCGTAAACTTCACCGCCTCGCCACCGTGAGAATGGGAATGACGAATCTCGTTTCTTCTCTTCCGACGTTCTAGGGTTAGAGGGTATCCGGGCCGAATAACACGCCCAACCGCACAAAGCCCAATCGCAGGACACGCAGACGAAGCCCATGATAACACGGAGTAATTGATACGGTGCGTCTAGAGAATTGGACACGTGTCAGATGCTGGGCAACCGAATTTCTGACGTGGACgctgatgtgtcagcaggaAGGATCCAACCTtcttttatagtaatagatggTTCCTATGGTAAGCGTTATACTACAtccctttttaaaatttattttcaagaaAGACATCAATACcctatttttgtaattaacaTGATGagaatttttcttctttttatttttctccaaGTGGGTTTTAACATGAGAAAAGTGACAAAAGGAAATGTTACAATCAAACTATGGGATCTTGGCGTTCAACCAAGATTCCGCAGCTGTTGGAGCGTTATTGCCGCTCAGTTTCTTCCATTGCATGTGTAAAGGATCTTAAGACTCTTTTTCTCTTCTATATCTcc is a genomic window containing:
- the LOC108808486 gene encoding ATP-dependent zinc metalloprotease FTSH 2, chloroplastic-like, with protein sequence MGFVCVSCDWALCGWACYSARIPSNPRTSEEKKRDSSFPFSRWRGGEFILLLAGAGKTLSAKAIAGEAGVPFFSVSGSEFIEMFVGVGASRVRDLFFFQKAKENAPCIVFVDEIDVVGRQRGTGIGGGNDEREQTLNQLLTEMDGFEGNTGIIIGAATNRADILTLLLLRPGRFDRPVSVDVPDIKGITDILKVHAGIKKFENDVSLEVIAMRTPGFSGADLANLLNEATILAGRRAKTAISSKEIDDSVDTFFNVYVSL